Proteins encoded in a region of the Streptomyces sp. NBC_01298 genome:
- a CDS encoding lytic polysaccharide monooxygenase auxiliary activity family 9 protein — translation MRSFRMPRTKRAAATATATTLGLGVVAALALVTAPTASSHGYTDTPISRQKLCANKTVSDCGPIQWEPQSVEGLKGFPAAGPADGRICAGNHTEFAQLDDPRGGAWPATPVTSGQSYSFRWQFTANHSTTDFRYYVTKNGWDSTKPLTRAALDPQPFLTVAYNGARPAATTVHQGTMPSGKTGRHMILAVWTVNDTPMAFYSCSDVQF, via the coding sequence CCGCATGCCCAGAACCAAGCGGGCCGCCGCCACGGCCACCGCCACCACCCTCGGCCTCGGAGTCGTCGCCGCCCTCGCGCTCGTCACGGCCCCCACGGCCAGCAGTCACGGGTACACCGACACCCCGATCAGCCGCCAGAAGCTCTGTGCCAACAAGACCGTGTCCGACTGCGGCCCCATCCAGTGGGAGCCCCAGAGCGTCGAGGGCCTCAAGGGCTTCCCGGCGGCCGGTCCCGCCGACGGCCGCATATGTGCGGGCAACCACACGGAGTTCGCGCAGCTCGACGACCCGCGCGGCGGCGCCTGGCCGGCCACCCCGGTGACCAGCGGGCAGAGCTACAGCTTCCGCTGGCAGTTCACGGCGAACCACTCCACCACCGACTTCCGCTACTACGTCACCAAGAACGGCTGGGACTCCACCAAGCCGCTCACCCGCGCCGCCCTCGACCCGCAGCCCTTCCTCACGGTCGCCTACAACGGCGCCCGCCCCGCCGCGACCACCGTCCACCAGGGCACCATGCCGAGCGGCAAGACCGGCCGGCACATGATCCTCGCCGTGTGGACGGTCAACGACACCCCGATGGCCTTCTACTCCTGCTCCGACGTCCAGTTCTGA